From the genome of Aeromonas hydrophila subsp. hydrophila ATCC 7966:
AAGGCGCCGTAGTTGAAGTGATAAGAGAGCTGCTTGGCGCCGCGGCCGAAATAACCCTGCCCTGTGCTGCAGGGCCACTTCTTGTTCTGCCAGTCGTTCTGGCCGCAGCCGGTGGTGTAGCCGGTCTGCCCCTCCGACCAGCCCATCTCGCGCACGTGCACCAGCGCCTGCTGCCACTCCTCCAGCGCCAGCGGGTTGTCGGAGATATTCTCCTTGGCGATGTGACCGCCGGTTTCCTGGGCGAAATGGGCAAAGGCGGTGATGATGGATTTTTTGCAGATGGCATCGGCATCGCGGCCATCGGTATATTCGCCGCAAAAAGCCGGGAATTTCCCGACCGCCCGCAAGAAGCGCTCATAGGTATATTCCGGCGCCGCCATCTGGGTTAAATAATCCCAATCCGATTCGGTGAATACCCGCTCGACCCGTTTGACGTTATCCGGATTACTGGCAGCCCTTGGCTTGATGGCATCGACAATGGTATTGGAACGTGTCGCCAACGCCTTTGCCCAAATCCCGTACATGGGATTGGCCGTCTTGGTTTTTTCAACCGCCGCCAGATCCGGGGCGGCAATGACATACCCACCGGTATTTTGTGGGTCGGGTTGAATATTCATGGCATAACTTGGCAATGCGCAGGCAGCCGCAACCAGCCAAGCACAATGTGTAGGCTTGAACATAACAGACAGTCCTTATGTCAGAATAACGTCGGGATAAGAGTCGCCTCGAGAATAATCCTACAGGCCACTAAATTCACGATGAAAATTAAGAATGTTGCCGGAACTGTGAGCCAATTCACTCTGCCGGTTGGCGAGCATAAAATGGATTGTGAATCGATGTGATGACGAGCCTTTCGGTTATATGAAAATAAACCGAAGAAAAATGAGAAAAGAGCGGTCACGCCGCTCTTTCAACGACACGATCGCCTCAACGGGAAGTACCAAAGGGCAAACCGCACAGCGCTGCATCAGGCCCCGCCGCGACGAGGCCAGCCGCTTATCCGTGTCGTGCTCGCACCGCGCGGATCAGGATATTGCGGGGGGTCATGGGCTTGTCGCAAAACTCCCCCACTTCCACCCGGTAGCCCTGCTCTTGCAGGAAGAGGGCGCGATCCAGCACTAACCAGAGTTCCAGCGGACGACGAAACAGGTGACGCACCAGCTCCATGCGGGCGACATCGCCATAGCGCGCCTCCCCCTTTGCCAGAAACCCGGCGTAGTCGAGGCCGGCCGGCAACACCAGCTCCTTTCGCTCGGCGGCCCAGCCACAGAAATCCTCGAAGGTGCCAGTCAGCAGGCTCTTTTGCATGTTGGGCACCGGCAGATACTCGTCCACCCCGCGCACCTGGCGCTGCAGGCAGTCAAAGGCCAGCCGCCAGGCCACCTCCTGCTCACGCAGGCGGGCGATGCGGGCGCCGCCGGTGACCGTCTCCTGCAGCGGCAACTTCAGATCGCTCTTGGCAAGCCGCAGCACACTGGCCTTGGCCGGGCCGGAGAGCGGCCGGTAGTGGCTGGTGCGGATCAGGTGATAACAACAGGGGGAGAGGGTCACCCCCTCGGCACCGCGCGCCGCCACCTGTTCAATCAGATGGGTGTGCAGCTCGCCGCAGGCGTGCAGCGCCATGGCGTGATGGGCCGGTGCGATCAGCTGGGCGGTCTCATCGGCGAAAGCATCGGCACAGACAAATGCCATCCGGGCACCGTCGCGAGCGGCCAGCTGGCGCCCCTCTTCGCACAGTGGCGCCTGTAGCTCCAGGCTCAGCACCTCGGCTTGACGGTGCAGGGAGACCAGCCGCCCCAGGTGTCCCTTGCCCGCACACCACTCCAGATAGGGGCCGCGATGCACGGGCAGACAGGCAGTGAAGGCTTCAATCTGGGCCTGCTTGCGCCCCGGCATGTACATCGCCATGGTCCGCTCGCACGGGATGGGCTCGGCCGTCAGGGTCGGCAGCGCGCTCAGGGCATGCAGCGCTGAGCCCTGCGGGATCCAGGGGGCCAGCAGCTCGCACAGGGCAGGCATGTCGCCATCGAGCCGTTCAATCTCGGCCAGCGACAGGGCATTGAGCCGCTCAGCCAGTGCCGGCGCCGCCTTGGCAAAGGCCAGGTCCAGGTGGTGGTAGGGTTGGTATTGCCACCAGTGCCGGGCTTCGCTCAGCAGTCGATCCAGTTGTTGAAAACGTTGAGCCAGCACGCGCGCCCCTGTTCTGCCGTCAAAATGGAGGCTCATTCTAGCGATCCCGCGTCAAAAAGCACTCTCATCTATGCCGCACCGTTATGGCTACCCCGCAGTCCTCCTGCGCCAACAGGTCCCCTTGATGTTCCCGATGGTCGGCAGCGGGCCAGCGACCGGGCTTAGCCTGACAAAGAGCGGGGTTTTGTGGTATATTCCGCCCCTTCATTATCTTGGCCTGCCCATCGCGGGCCATTTTACCAACGTGAATGGAACCAAAACATGACCATCAATGCCATCCTGCAAGCGCGCGCGGGCGCCAAGTGTGAACTGTGCGGTGCCGAACAGGCGCTGACTGCCTTCGCGGTCCCCCACTCTCCGGCCAGCGATGATGATCACAGCGTTGCCCTGTGCGACACCTGCCGTGGCCAGCTGGAGCAGCCGGCGACCACAGTGGTCAACCACTGGCGTTGCCTGGGCGACAGCATGTGGAGCCAGGTACCTGCGGTACAGGTCATGGCGTGGCGCCAGTTGAAGAACCTATCCGCTCAAGGCGAAGTCTGGGCTCAGGACATGCTGGACATGATGTACATGGAAGACGAGACCAAGGCCTGGGCAGAAGCGGGCATGGCCAGCGACGATGACGACAGCGTGCCCACCGTTGACTCCAACGGCGCCGTATTGGTCGAAGGTGACTCGGTGACCCTGATCAAGGATCTGGACGTCAAGGGCGCGGGCTTCACCGCCAAGCGCGGCACCCTGGTGAAGGGCATCCGCCTCACCAACAACCCGCTGCACATCGAAGGCAAGGTCAACGGCGTGCAGATCGTACTGGTCGCCGCCTACCTGAAAAAGGCCTGATCACCCTCAGCCCTGCTAGCAAGAGCGCCCCACGGGGCGCTTTTTTGTGCCTGCCGATAACACTACCTCCCCCTGTTCTCGCTTAGGACCGTCGCGACACAAGGCCCTACGCCGGCATGCTGTCTGCCGTTATTTTGAGCGAAAGGTTGGTGTCATCAGCGACCCTGTGGCACTCTGGCGTTTCATGGACTGATCTACCCCCGACACCGCAAGTGTCATCACTGCAAAAGGAGCACGCCAGATGGCCAAAGTCAGCAAGAAAGAGATCAAGCAGAAGATTGCCGCCCGCCTTGAGAAAATTGCCAAGCACGAGAGCAAGATCAAGAAGCTGAAAAAAGCCCTGAAATAAGGGCCGGCAGAACAAAAAACCGCCTGATGGCGGTTTTTTTGTGGCGATATCAGTCGTAAACCCCATCCAGTGGCCATGCTTGCCATCCCCTCGCCAGTACCAATACCTCCTGCTCCAGCCACCGACCCTGTCCAATCAGATGCATAAGCGCCTCTGCCAGCGGATTGCCCTGCCCGCCGGGCAGCGTACTAGGTAGCCTTCTCGCCAAGAACCGCCGATGCGTCACTGGCAAACCCGGGACAAACGGCGCAAGCTGGTTGTCATACTGCCGCCCCGCTGCCGGGCGGGAGCCGGCCGGCGATACCTTCACAGGGGCTTTTCATGACGCAACCAACAGCACCCCAATCCGCCTCCTCCTGGCAGCTTGCGGATATTCGCGAGCTGACCCGACTGTTCATTCAGGCCCTGCCTGCGACGATACAGCTCACCGAGGCCGTCCATCAGGCGGTATTGAGCGGCATGGGCTTCAAGGGGCGGGAGGAAGGAAAGACGGCGGGGATCACCGGGCTGGTCTACAAGGGGGTACATGGCGCCGCCAGCGCGCTGGGCAGCGGTATTCATGCCCTGCTTGCCCGTCTGCCGCCAGCCCCGCCTTTGCAGCAAATTCCCGACACGCCCAGCCGCGCGGCCCTGCTCGCCACCCTCAATGGCGTGATGGGGGACAAGCTGGTCGAGAGTCACAATGCCCTGGCCACCCCCATGACCCTGCGTTATCTCGGCAGGCCCCTGAGCTGGCAGACCCTGCCGGCGCAACTGCCTCCTCGTGCACGGGTGCTACTGATGGTGCACGGGCTGTGCATGAACGATCTGCAGTGGCAGACCCGGCCTCAGGATGCGCCGGTCAATCACGGGGAGATGCTGGCCAAGGCGCTGGGTTACCTGCCCATCTATGTGCGCTACAACTCGGGCCTCTCCATCGTGCAGAACGGTCACGCACTGGCCCGTCAGCTGGAACAACTGGCGACCCACTGGCCCGGCGGCCTTGGCGAGATCAGCGTGTTGGCCTACAGCATGGGCGGGCTGGTGATCCGCAGCGCCTGTCACAGCGCCGACCTGGCCGCCCATGCCTGGCCTGCTCACCTTAAAAACCTGTTATTTCTCGGCACACCCCATCATGGCGCACCGCTCGAATCCGCCGGCCACTGGCTCGAGCAACTGCTGCCGGCGACTGCCTACAGCGAGCCGTTCGTCAGGCTGGCACAGCTGCGCAGCGTCGGCATCAAGGATCTGCGTCACGGCAAGGTGATGGACTCATCCCCTGCCCGGAATCCCCCTTCTTCCCCCTTGGCCGATCCTCGCGCGCCCTTGCCCCTGCCAAGCGGAGTGCGCTGTTTTGCCATTGCGGCCACCACGGCGGCCAAACGCAGCGTGCTGGCAGATCGGTTGATTGGTGATGGTCTGGTGCCCCTGCGCAGTGCCCTTGGCCTGCATGACGAGGCACGCCACCAGCTGGCCTTTCTCCCCGCCCATACCATGATTGCCTATCGCACCAGCCACATGGCGCTGCTCGGTAGCCCGCAGGTGGCTCGTCAACTGCTGCACTGGCTACAGAGCGATCACCAGAAGCAGAGCCCGGCTGGGGAACATAACCCGCAATAGGCCAAAGAGGCCGGTTTGCCCCGACATAAAGTAAAAAACCGCCAGCTGGCGGTTTTTTTCATTGTCTGACGATCACATCAGGCGGGCGCGGCCAAATACCCGGATTGAGCTGCCGGGCTCGGGGGGGATCTCGGCATGCAGGTGCGACGCCATCCCCATATCCTCCCCTTGAAAGAGATCGATGATGCCACCGTGGGGCCAGTGCAGATCCCGCAGGTAACCGGCAAAGGCCGCGGTGGCGGCGCCGGTAGCGGGATCCTCATACACGCCACCATAGGCAAAGGGGTTGCGGGTATGAAACAGCTGCTCGCGGGCGGCATACGCCAGCAAGATGGTCACCAGCCCCTCTTGCTGCATCAGGGTACGTCCCTCGGCCATCTGGTAGTGCATGGCCGCCAGGGCGGCGCGACTGTTGAGCGCCAGCACCAGGTGATCGGCGCCGCCATGAATGAGGGCCGGTGGAATGCGGGGATCCAGATCTGCCTGGGTATAACCAAACAGCGCCAGCGCGGCGCTCACCAGTTCGGCAGGGGCTGGCTTGCTGCCAGTGGGGGGCGATTGCAGCGCCGCCTGCCACTCCCCTTCCCCATCCAGCCAGCTCGATACCGAAATGGTGGCCTGATTGAGTTGCAGCTGATACTCGCCGGCGCCAACCCGGCGGGCCAGCGCCACCCCGAGGGCAATGGTGGCGTGCCCACAAAACGGCACCTCGGCGGCAGGAGAGAAATAGCGAACCCGCCACTGCCGCGGCCCGGCCTGCTCATCCACCGGCGTTGCTGGCGTGGGCAAGGGCGCGGCGAACGCGGTCTCCGAAAAGCCCACCTCGGCGGCGATGCGCTGCATCTCCTCGACACCGGGCAGCTGCGGCCCCAGCCAGACCCCGGCCGGATTGCCGCCCTTGGTACCGGTGGAGAAGGCGGCAATGCGCACCAACTCGGGTTCCCACTCACGCTCTGTCATCGCTCGCTCCTGACTGTCGCCGACATGATTGGCCTGCACTTGCCGCAGGCCGCTTTCCATAAGATAGCGAGCCCGCCGCGGCCGGTAAATTAAATGGTGCGCGGGTGCCGCTTGGGTGCCGCAGATCCGGGCCACAGCAGCTACGTTTGATGCGTGTCTGTATAAGGTCCTGTTGTGGAGCACCCTATGTATTCTTACACCCTCACCTTCAAGGAGGAGGTCGACAAGCTGACCGCCCCCGAACATGAAATCAGCCTGCACACTCCCGCCCAGGCCGGTGATTTCATCATCCTCTCCGATGGCAGCCGTCATCAGGTGATGTTTGTCACCCACCGTGCCCACTACAGCAGCCTCTATCTCGACAAGGGGGTACGAGTACCGCAGGGCTAGCAAAACCGTCAGCCGTTGCAGATAACTGTCGCAGACAA
Proteins encoded in this window:
- a CDS encoding methyltransferase, with amino-acid sequence MSLHFDGRTGARVLAQRFQQLDRLLSEARHWWQYQPYHHLDLAFAKAAPALAERLNALSLAEIERLDGDMPALCELLAPWIPQGSALHALSALPTLTAEPIPCERTMAMYMPGRKQAQIEAFTACLPVHRGPYLEWCAGKGHLGRLVSLHRQAEVLSLELQAPLCEEGRQLAARDGARMAFVCADAFADETAQLIAPAHHAMALHACGELHTHLIEQVAARGAEGVTLSPCCYHLIRTSHYRPLSGPAKASVLRLAKSDLKLPLQETVTGGARIARLREQEVAWRLAFDCLQRQVRGVDEYLPVPNMQKSLLTGTFEDFCGWAAERKELVLPAGLDYAGFLAKGEARYGDVARMELVRHLFRRPLELWLVLDRALFLQEQGYRVEVGEFCDKPMTPRNILIRAVRARHG
- a CDS encoding lipase family alpha/beta hydrolase, giving the protein MTQPTAPQSASSWQLADIRELTRLFIQALPATIQLTEAVHQAVLSGMGFKGREEGKTAGITGLVYKGVHGAASALGSGIHALLARLPPAPPLQQIPDTPSRAALLATLNGVMGDKLVESHNALATPMTLRYLGRPLSWQTLPAQLPPRARVLLMVHGLCMNDLQWQTRPQDAPVNHGEMLAKALGYLPIYVRYNSGLSIVQNGHALARQLEQLATHWPGGLGEISVLAYSMGGLVIRSACHSADLAAHAWPAHLKNLLFLGTPHHGAPLESAGHWLEQLLPATAYSEPFVRLAQLRSVGIKDLRHGKVMDSSPARNPPSSPLADPRAPLPLPSGVRCFAIAATTAAKRSVLADRLIGDGLVPLRSALGLHDEARHQLAFLPAHTMIAYRTSHMALLGSPQVARQLLHWLQSDHQKQSPAGEHNPQ
- a CDS encoding PhzF family phenazine biosynthesis protein, giving the protein MTEREWEPELVRIAAFSTGTKGGNPAGVWLGPQLPGVEEMQRIAAEVGFSETAFAAPLPTPATPVDEQAGPRQWRVRYFSPAAEVPFCGHATIALGVALARRVGAGEYQLQLNQATISVSSWLDGEGEWQAALQSPPTGSKPAPAELVSAALALFGYTQADLDPRIPPALIHGGADHLVLALNSRAALAAMHYQMAEGRTLMQQEGLVTILLAYAAREQLFHTRNPFAYGGVYEDPATGAATAAFAGYLRDLHWPHGGIIDLFQGEDMGMASHLHAEIPPEPGSSIRVFGRARLM
- a CDS encoding PhnA domain-containing protein, which translates into the protein MTINAILQARAGAKCELCGAEQALTAFAVPHSPASDDDHSVALCDTCRGQLEQPATTVVNHWRCLGDSMWSQVPAVQVMAWRQLKNLSAQGEVWAQDMLDMMYMEDETKAWAEAGMASDDDDSVPTVDSNGAVLVEGDSVTLIKDLDVKGAGFTAKRGTLVKGIRLTNNPLHIEGKVNGVQIVLVAAYLKKA